The DNA segment TGCAACATGGTGTGTGTCCCTTGTTGGATGGGTGAAGGATCAGTGGTAGTAGCCGGGGCCACGCAGATGGTCGTGCGCCTCGGGTAAGGACAGTGCCTGTTGTTCGGGCAGAGGCTGGCGATCGAGACCGCGCTTGAGGATCGATTCGAGGCTCTTGTAGCGACAGGCGCCGAGCAGCAGGGCGCGTTGGCAGGCGGCTTCGAGGCGATCCTGACCGAAGCGTTCACCCAGGCGCATGATCCCTAAGCAAGAGCGGAAGCCTTGCTGGGGATGCGGCCGGGACAGGACCTGGCTGATCACCCCGGCGGTGGCCGGACCGCTTTTCTCGGCCCAGCGCACCAGTCGCTGCGGCGTCCATTCGGCATACTCACGGTGGGCCTTGGGCATGTGCGCGGTGATCGTGGTGTGACGGCCCTTGGCCGGGGAGCGTACATGGCTGGCGACGCGCTGGCCCTTGTGGAAGCACTCCAGGGTATGGGCGGTCAGCCGGGCATCGAGCTGTTGCCTGACCAGGGCGTACGGCACTGAGTAGTAATGGCCGTCGACCTCGACGTGGTAGTCGATGTGTACCCGGACCTTTTTCCAGGTGGCGAACACATAGGGCGTGGCGGGCAACACCCGCAGGGCGGGCTGATCGATCTGTTCGAAGGCCTCACGGCGTGTGCCGGGCAGCTTCTTGAACGGGCGGTTGTTGAGCCGCTCCAGCAGGGTCGCGATCGCGGCATTGAGTTCCTTCAACGTGAAGAAGGTGCGATGACGCAAGGCGGCGAGGATCCAGCGCTCGACCACCAGCACGGCGTTCTCGACCTTGGCCTTGTCGCGCGGCTTGCGCACGCGTGCGGGGACGACCGCCACGCCATAGTGCTCGGCCAGTTCCGCATAGCTGGGGTTGAGGTCCGGCTCATAACGGCACGCCTTGCTGACGCCGCTACGCAGGTTATCCGGGACGACGACCTCGCTCACCCCGCCGAGGAACTCAAAGGCCCGCACATGCGCACCGATCCAGTCGGGTAGCGTCTGTGTCCAGGTCGCCTCGGCGTAGGTGTAGTTGGAGGCCCCGAGCACCGCGATGAAGACCTGCGCGGTACGCACCTCACCGGTGTGTTGGTCGATGATCTCGACCGTCTGGCCGGCATAGTCGACGAACAGCTTCTCGCCGGCACGATGGGTCTGGCGCATCACCCGATCGAGCTTGCCGGCCCAACGGCGGTAGTGGGTACAGAACCACGTATAGGCGAAGCCGTCGCGGTAAGCCGCCCGGTACTCTTCCCACAGCAGCATCAGAGTGACGCCGGGACGGCGCAGTTCCTGATGCACCACCGGCCAGTCCGGTAGTGGGCGCGTAGCGGCCGGTACCGCCGACGCGGGCGGGAACAGACGACGCTCGATCTCGGTATCGCTCAAGCCCGCCGGCAGCGGCCAGTTCAAACCCGAGAC comes from the Acidihalobacter yilgarnensis genome and includes:
- the istA gene encoding IS21 family transposase, translated to MERLSMRKIREVLRLRFEAQLPARQVAESVRIARSSVAEYERRFAVSGLNWPLPAGLSDTEIERRLFPPASAVPAATRPLPDWPVVHQELRRPGVTLMLLWEEYRAAYRDGFAYTWFCTHYRRWAGKLDRVMRQTHRAGEKLFVDYAGQTVEIIDQHTGEVRTAQVFIAVLGASNYTYAEATWTQTLPDWIGAHVRAFEFLGGVSEVVVPDNLRSGVSKACRYEPDLNPSYAELAEHYGVAVVPARVRKPRDKAKVENAVLVVERWILAALRHRTFFTLKELNAAIATLLERLNNRPFKKLPGTRREAFEQIDQPALRVLPATPYVFATWKKVRVHIDYHVEVDGHYYSVPYALVRQQLDARLTAHTLECFHKGQRVASHVRSPAKGRHTTITAHMPKAHREYAEWTPQRLVRWAEKSGPATAGVISQVLSRPHPQQGFRSCLGIMRLGERFGQDRLEAACQRALLLGACRYKSLESILKRGLDRQPLPEQQALSLPEAHDHLRGPGYYH